TGACAATGATAAATTATGCCAGTTGTGGGAGTTTTTGCATTTTGAGCAACTGGCAATAATACAGCAGGAGTCAGGAGTCAGGAGTCAAGAGTCAGGAGTAAAACGGGCTTTGTGTATAGGTTTCAATTTAGATTCTGTACCGTATGGCTACGCCACGCCAGCTATCGGCTGACGCTCACGGAAGCCTCATTGATCTGCAATCTGCTGTAACAATAGGATTATTTTTAGAAGTGGTGATTTAGTAATAATAGGACTTACGCAAGTGTCACATCAAATATCTCTTGTAGGGTGCGTCCTTTTAAAAAAACTTCTAAATGGTTACATATAGCATTTACCAAGCTAGTGAGGTACAGAGTTTTTTAGTCTTATACCAATTTTATGTGAGGCTGCACAGAATGATGACATCAATAGACTTGTCCATCTTTATCTGTGTTTATCTGCGTTTATCTGCGGTCAATTATTATTGATATCTTATTCTATGCAACTTCATATCAATTTGGTATGAGTAATTAATAAATTTGAAAAATTTAGGGTGCATCAGGAAAAATCCCAACACACCCTAACGACTAATAAGCAATAACTAATTCGCAACTTCAGCCAATTCAATCACGCGCCCTTCATAATCCTTAACCAAAAAATTCAAAGGCTTTTGATTGCGAATCTTAAACTTCAAACCCCGTGTTTCCACACGCATTAAAATTAACTCCAAGCAGTCATGGTCAAAACAAACATGACGCTGTTGATTTTTAGTACCAATACTCGCACCAGTAATGATGTGCAGTTGAGTATTTTTCTTTAATTGATACCACAGTCCATCGTTGGCATTACTCATCATCTTATTGGACCAACTGGGACTAGATGACATATAAAGCGGGTCAATCCCTGTTGCACCAATGGTTTGTTCGTAGTTGTAGTAATAGTGCAAAGGTACTTCTGCTGCTGGCAAATCTAGCAACCCTTCATACAACTGTCGGGCAATTTCCAAATCTGACACCATCACAGTGTAGACTTTGGGGGCGCTGGTCAGAAACATCCACATAGCGCCAGCATAAGCAGCCAACAGCATAATCATTATGCCTTGGGTGGAGAAAAGACTATCTAAAGGCAGGGAAGGTAAAAAAGAGCCTAATGTAAATGGACTCAGCAGAAAAGGTATCAAACTAGCTGCTATAACCATGAATAAACAAAGATTGTATAAGGGAGCCGCTTTTAGTATTGTCGATAAAGACTAGCATACTGTCATCTTCTTCAGTTTATCGCAGGAACAGGGAACAGGGAAC
This sequence is a window from Anabaena sphaerica FACHB-251. Protein-coding genes within it:
- a CDS encoding glyoxalase-like domain protein, with translation MLSPFTLGSFLPSLPLDSLFSTQGIMIMLLAAYAGAMWMFLTSAPKVYTVMVSDLEIARQLYEGLLDLPAAEVPLHYYYNYEQTIGATGIDPLYMSSSPSWSNKMMSNANDGLWYQLKKNTQLHIITGASIGTKNQQRHVCFDHDCLELILMRVETRGLKFKIRNQKPLNFLVKDYEGRVIELAEVAN